The DNA segment TGGCGAAGCAAATCAAATTCTCGGAAGAAGCACGCCGTGAACTGAAACGCGGTGTGGATACGCTGGCGAACGCCGTCAAGACGACGCTGGGTCCCAAGGGGCGCAACGTTGCGCTGGACAAGAAGTGGGGTGGTCCCACGGTCAC comes from the Ardenticatena maritima genome and includes:
- a CDS encoding TCP-1/cpn60 chaperonin family protein; amino-acid sequence: MAKQIKFSEEARRELKRGVDTLANAVKTTLGPKGRNVALDKKWGGPTVTHDGVTVAKEIELEDPFANMGAQMLKEAATKTNDVAGD